A stretch of Flexivirga aerilata DNA encodes these proteins:
- a CDS encoding NAD(P)/FAD-dependent oxidoreductase, whose product MTQTLEPDTGAATTEHTTDPTDTGDAQSRAEGWLADFNAALDARDAEAVTGLFGTQSFWRDLVALTWNITTAEGRDGIHDLLAATLDQAAPQTFEFTEPVTEADGVIEGWLAFETGVGRGKGHLRLKADDDGQLRGWTLLTTLRELKGHEEGLGERRPQGVEHRLAPGRKSWLERKQEEEATLGREQQPYVVVIGGGQGGIALGARLRQLGVPHVVLDKHDRPGDQWRGRYKSLCLHDPVWYDHLPYLQFPANWPVFAPKDKIGDWLEMYTRVMEVPYWSKSTVRTASYDEDSQTWRVVVDRDGEEIVLEPKHLVFATGMSGKPNLPNFPGMDVFSGEQQHSSQHPGPEAYEGKKVVVIGSNNSAHDICGALWEHGADVTMVQRSSTHIVKSATLMDIGLGDLYSERAVANGVTTEKADMIFASLPYRIMHEFQIPLYERMKERDKDFYDRLEAVGFQHDWGDDGSGLFMKYLRRGSGYYIDVGAADLVCDGKVKLAHGQVDHLTETSVILDDGTELPADLVVYATGYGSMNGWVADIIDQATADKVGKVWGLGSDTTKDPGPWEGEQRNMWKPTQQEALWFHGGNLHQSRHYSLYLALQLKARYEGIPTPVYRLQEVHHTG is encoded by the coding sequence ATGACACAGACCCTCGAACCCGACACCGGTGCCGCGACCACCGAGCACACGACCGACCCGACCGACACGGGCGACGCCCAGAGCCGCGCAGAGGGCTGGCTCGCCGACTTCAACGCCGCGCTCGACGCCCGCGACGCCGAGGCGGTGACTGGTCTCTTCGGCACCCAGAGCTTCTGGCGGGATCTGGTCGCGCTCACCTGGAACATCACCACCGCCGAGGGCCGCGACGGCATTCACGACCTGCTGGCCGCGACCCTGGACCAGGCCGCCCCGCAGACCTTCGAGTTCACCGAGCCGGTCACCGAGGCGGACGGCGTGATCGAGGGTTGGCTCGCCTTCGAGACCGGAGTCGGCCGCGGCAAGGGCCACCTGCGACTCAAGGCCGACGACGACGGGCAACTGCGCGGCTGGACCCTGCTCACCACCCTGCGCGAGCTCAAGGGCCACGAGGAGGGCCTCGGCGAGCGCCGTCCGCAGGGTGTCGAGCACCGGCTGGCGCCGGGCCGCAAGTCGTGGCTGGAGCGCAAGCAGGAGGAGGAAGCCACACTCGGCCGCGAGCAGCAGCCCTACGTCGTGGTGATCGGCGGCGGCCAGGGCGGCATCGCGCTCGGCGCACGGCTGCGTCAGCTCGGCGTGCCGCACGTGGTCCTCGACAAGCACGACCGGCCCGGGGACCAGTGGCGCGGCCGCTACAAGAGCCTGTGCCTGCACGACCCGGTCTGGTACGACCACCTGCCTTACCTCCAATTCCCAGCGAACTGGCCGGTTTTCGCGCCCAAGGACAAGATCGGCGACTGGCTGGAGATGTACACGCGGGTGATGGAGGTGCCCTACTGGTCGAAGTCGACCGTGCGCACGGCGTCGTATGACGAGGACTCGCAGACCTGGCGTGTGGTGGTCGATCGCGACGGCGAGGAGATCGTGCTCGAGCCGAAGCACCTCGTCTTTGCGACCGGCATGTCGGGCAAGCCCAACCTGCCGAATTTCCCTGGCATGGATGTCTTCTCGGGCGAGCAACAGCATTCGTCGCAGCATCCCGGCCCGGAGGCCTACGAGGGCAAGAAGGTCGTGGTGATCGGCTCGAACAACTCGGCCCATGACATCTGCGGCGCACTGTGGGAGCACGGAGCAGACGTGACGATGGTGCAGCGTTCGTCGACGCACATCGTGAAGTCGGCGACGCTGATGGACATCGGCCTCGGCGACCTCTACTCCGAGCGTGCGGTCGCCAACGGCGTGACCACCGAGAAGGCGGACATGATCTTCGCCTCGCTCCCCTACCGGATCATGCACGAATTCCAGATCCCGCTCTACGAGCGCATGAAGGAGCGCGACAAGGACTTCTACGACCGGCTGGAAGCCGTTGGTTTCCAGCACGATTGGGGCGACGACGGCAGCGGCCTCTTCATGAAGTACCTACGGCGTGGCTCGGGCTACTACATCGACGTGGGTGCCGCCGACCTGGTGTGCGACGGCAAGGTGAAGCTGGCCCACGGGCAGGTCGACCACCTGACCGAGACCTCCGTCATCCTCGACGACGGGACGGAGCTGCCGGCCGACCTGGTGGTCTACGCGACCGGCTACGGCTCGATGAACGGCTGGGTCGCCGACATCATCGACCAGGCCACCGCGGACAAGGTCGGCAAGGTGTGGGGCCTCGGCTCCGACACGACCAAGGACCCCGGTCCGTGGGAGGGCGAGCAGCGCAACATGTGGAAGCCCACGCAGCAGGAGGCGCTGTGGTTCCACGGCGGCAACCTGCACCAGTCACGGCACTACTCGCTCTACCTCGCCCTGCAGCTGAAGGCGCGCTACGAGGGCATCCCGACGCCGGTCTACCGGCTGCAGGAGGTGCACCACACCGGCTGA
- a CDS encoding CoA-acylating methylmalonate-semialdehyde dehydrogenase — protein MTTGIHHWINGAEQAGTSGSTGPVFNPATGEQTGAVDLADAREVDAAVQSAKEAATTWSRSSLSQRAGILFAFRHLVHEHADELAAILTAEHGKVLADARGEIARGLENVEFATAIPQLLKGDYSSQVSTGVDVYSIRQPLGVVAGITPFNFPGMVPLWMCVNAIACGNTFVLKPSEKDPSASLLLARLWKEAGLPDGVFNVVHGDKTAVDALLDHPDVAAISFVGSTPIARYIYERGTQAGKRVQALGGAKNHMVVLPDADLDLAADAAVSAAYGAAGERCMAISVCVTVGDVADDLVPAIAKRLPSLRIGNGAEAGVEMGPLITAEHRDKVAGYIAAGEEAGATVVADGRAADVPGDGFFLGTTLLDNVTPQMSVYTDEIFGPVLSVVRCETFEEALELINANEFANGTAIFTRDGGAAREFQNDVEVGMIGINVPIPVPVAYYSFGGWKASLFGDTHMYGPEGINFYTRGKVVTSRWPDPATSQVDLGFPTTR, from the coding sequence ATGACGACGGGCATTCATCACTGGATCAACGGTGCCGAGCAGGCCGGCACCTCGGGCAGCACCGGACCGGTCTTCAATCCGGCGACCGGTGAGCAGACCGGCGCGGTCGACCTGGCCGACGCGCGCGAGGTCGACGCCGCGGTGCAGTCGGCCAAGGAGGCGGCCACGACCTGGTCGCGCAGCTCGCTGTCGCAGCGCGCGGGCATCCTCTTCGCCTTCCGTCACCTGGTCCACGAGCACGCCGACGAGCTGGCCGCGATCCTCACCGCCGAGCACGGCAAGGTGCTCGCCGACGCCAGGGGCGAGATCGCCCGTGGGCTGGAGAACGTCGAATTCGCCACCGCCATACCGCAATTGCTCAAGGGCGACTACTCCTCGCAGGTCTCCACCGGCGTCGACGTCTACTCGATCCGGCAGCCGCTCGGCGTCGTCGCCGGCATCACCCCGTTCAACTTCCCGGGGATGGTGCCGCTGTGGATGTGCGTCAACGCCATCGCCTGCGGCAACACGTTCGTGCTCAAGCCGAGCGAGAAGGACCCGTCGGCGTCGCTGCTGCTGGCGCGGCTGTGGAAGGAGGCCGGACTGCCCGACGGCGTCTTCAACGTCGTGCACGGCGACAAGACCGCCGTCGACGCACTGCTCGACCACCCCGACGTCGCGGCGATCAGCTTCGTCGGCTCCACCCCGATCGCGCGCTACATCTACGAGAGGGGCACCCAGGCCGGCAAACGCGTGCAGGCGCTCGGCGGCGCCAAGAACCACATGGTGGTGCTGCCTGACGCCGACCTCGACCTCGCCGCGGACGCTGCGGTGTCGGCCGCCTACGGCGCGGCCGGCGAACGCTGTATGGCGATCTCGGTCTGCGTCACGGTCGGCGACGTCGCCGACGACCTGGTGCCGGCGATCGCAAAGCGACTGCCGTCGTTGCGGATCGGCAACGGTGCCGAAGCGGGGGTCGAGATGGGCCCGCTGATCACCGCCGAGCACCGGGACAAGGTGGCCGGTTACATCGCGGCCGGCGAGGAGGCCGGCGCCACCGTCGTCGCCGACGGGCGCGCGGCCGACGTGCCCGGCGACGGCTTCTTCCTCGGCACCACGCTGCTCGACAACGTCACCCCGCAGATGAGCGTCTACACCGACGAGATCTTCGGGCCGGTGCTGTCGGTGGTGCGCTGCGAGACCTTCGAGGAAGCGCTCGAGCTGATCAACGCAAACGAATTCGCAAACGGCACAGCCATTTTCACCCGCGACGGCGGAGCAGCGCGGGAGTTTCAGAACGACGTCGAGGTCGGCATGATCGGCATCAACGTGCCGATCCCGGTGCCGGTCGCCTACTACTCCTTCGGCGGGTGGAAGGCGTCGCTCTTCGGCGACACCCACATGTACGGACCCGAAGGCATCAACTTCTACACCCGCGGCAAGGTCGTCACCAGCCGCTGGCCCGACCCTGCGACGTCGCAGGTCGACCTCGGCTTCCCGACGACCCGCTGA
- a CDS encoding nuclear transport factor 2 family protein, with amino-acid sequence MTTPRQPRPPLPPFTRETALAKVQAAEDAWNTRDPERVAGAYTVDTEWRNRDEHVRGRDEVVAFLTRKWERELDYRLRKNLWAFGDDRIAVRFQYEWHDAAGQWWRSYGNELWEFDADGYMRRREASINDVAIAESDLRVTPGEGELPAW; translated from the coding sequence ATGACCACACCCCGTCAGCCCCGCCCGCCGCTGCCGCCGTTCACCCGCGAGACCGCCCTGGCGAAAGTGCAGGCAGCCGAAGACGCCTGGAACACCAGGGATCCCGAGCGTGTCGCGGGCGCCTACACGGTGGACACGGAGTGGCGCAATCGGGACGAGCACGTCCGCGGCCGGGACGAGGTGGTGGCCTTCCTCACCCGCAAGTGGGAGCGCGAGCTGGACTACCGGCTGCGCAAGAACCTCTGGGCCTTCGGCGACGACCGCATCGCGGTGCGCTTCCAATATGAGTGGCACGACGCCGCCGGGCAGTGGTGGCGCTCCTACGGCAACGAGCTCTGGGAGTTCGACGCCGACGGCTACATGCGCCGGCGCGAGGCGTCGATCAACGACGTGGCGATCGCGGAGTCCGACCTGCGGGTGACGCCCGGCGAGGGTGAGCTGCCGGCCTGGTGA
- a CDS encoding aminotransferase class III-fold pyridoxal phosphate-dependent enzyme, with translation MSTHDLGLSGDEVKALDRAHVFHSWSAQATLDPMAIERGEGSYVWDYDGNRYLDFGSQLVNVNIGHQHPKLVAAIQDQAARMCTIAPAVANDVRSEAARRISDVAPEKLTKVFFTNGGAEANEYAIRLAKGHTGRPKILTTYRSYHGATTGAIGLTGEPRRWANEPVTHGTVHFWGPYPYRSQFHSDSPEQETERALQHLRDVVMVEGPQTIAAIMLETVVGTNGVLVPPPGYLAGVREICDEHGIVMIADEVMSGFGRCGQWFAIDAWDVAPDLISFAKGVNSGYVPLGGVVIHEDIAASYDEKPFPGGLTYSGHPLACASAVASMRIFEEEEILGHVRRMAQDVYEPRLRELADRHPSVGDVRGIGAFWALELVRDRDTREPLVPFNATGADAAPMAQFAAACKQRGLLPFTHFNRTHVVPPCTTTRDEALEGIAILDEALKVADEHYTG, from the coding sequence GTGAGCACACACGATCTCGGCCTCTCCGGCGACGAGGTGAAGGCGCTCGACCGAGCGCACGTCTTCCACTCCTGGTCGGCACAGGCGACCCTGGACCCGATGGCGATCGAGCGCGGTGAGGGCTCCTACGTCTGGGACTACGACGGCAACCGCTACCTCGACTTCGGGTCGCAGCTGGTCAATGTCAACATCGGCCACCAGCACCCGAAACTCGTTGCCGCCATACAGGATCAGGCTGCGCGGATGTGCACGATCGCGCCCGCGGTCGCCAACGACGTGCGCAGCGAAGCGGCCCGGCGCATCAGCGACGTCGCACCCGAGAAGCTCACCAAGGTGTTCTTCACCAATGGCGGCGCGGAGGCCAACGAGTATGCGATCCGGCTGGCCAAGGGACACACCGGCCGGCCCAAGATCCTCACCACCTATCGCAGCTACCACGGCGCGACGACCGGCGCGATCGGGCTGACCGGCGAACCGCGGCGGTGGGCCAACGAGCCGGTCACCCACGGCACCGTGCACTTCTGGGGGCCATATCCCTACCGCAGCCAGTTCCACTCCGACTCGCCGGAGCAGGAGACCGAGCGCGCGCTGCAGCACCTGCGCGACGTGGTGATGGTCGAGGGGCCGCAGACGATCGCGGCGATCATGCTGGAGACCGTCGTCGGCACCAACGGCGTCCTCGTGCCGCCGCCGGGCTACCTCGCCGGGGTCCGCGAGATCTGCGACGAGCACGGCATCGTGATGATCGCCGACGAGGTGATGAGCGGATTCGGCCGGTGCGGGCAGTGGTTCGCGATCGACGCGTGGGACGTCGCGCCCGACCTCATCAGCTTCGCCAAGGGCGTCAACTCCGGATATGTGCCGCTCGGCGGGGTCGTCATCCACGAGGACATCGCCGCGTCATACGACGAGAAGCCGTTCCCGGGCGGCCTGACCTACTCCGGGCACCCGCTCGCCTGCGCGTCGGCGGTCGCCTCGATGCGGATCTTCGAGGAGGAGGAGATCCTCGGCCACGTCCGCCGTATGGCGCAGGACGTCTACGAGCCGCGGCTGCGGGAGCTGGCCGACCGCCACCCGTCGGTCGGGGACGTCCGCGGGATCGGCGCGTTCTGGGCGCTGGAGTTGGTGCGCGACCGGGACACCCGCGAGCCGCTGGTGCCGTTCAACGCGACCGGCGCCGACGCCGCTCCGATGGCGCAGTTCGCCGCCGCCTGCAAGCAGCGCGGCCTGCTGCCGTTCACCCACTTCAACCGCACCCACGTCGTGCCGCCCTGCACGACCACGCGGGACGAGGCGCTCGAGGGCATCGCGATCCTCGACGAGGCGCTCAAGGTCGCCGACGAGCACTACACGGGCTGA
- a CDS encoding PLP-dependent aminotransferase family protein has product MPVPSKSSKTSEPEKPSGDAVETMRAHLAEPSARGIADAVTAALRSGELTPGELLPPVRQVARRLQVSPTTVSAAWSLLSRAGAIRTDGRRGTRVAALEHPGPARYRRAIETRPEFALDLATGVPDPALLPDLRPALRSVQTGSGASSYLEAPVLPELEAQLRATWPGDPERITVVDGAMDGLDQVIGQFVRPGDRVVVEDPTFPQILDRLDAAGAVAVPVALDRHGMRPDALADALTGRVRLVILQPRGHNPTGATLTPARVRELCRALADHDCLVIEDDSAGDLSDRPPISLAERLPDRTVHVRSFSKSHGPDLRLAAVGGPASLIDPIVERRLLGQGWTSRLLQQVLLELLRDRDAVQAVSDARAEYARRRRTLVDRLRTEGIDLPDGEGLNLWLPVADEPAALVLLASRGIGAAAGRPFSATADPQPHLRVTCGLAATDHESLAAHLAAAARAPGWSGPR; this is encoded by the coding sequence ATGCCAGTGCCGTCGAAGTCGTCGAAGACCTCTGAGCCCGAGAAGCCCTCGGGCGATGCCGTCGAGACGATGCGTGCGCACCTCGCCGAGCCGAGTGCGCGGGGCATCGCCGACGCGGTGACCGCGGCGCTCCGCTCGGGGGAGCTGACCCCCGGGGAGCTGCTGCCGCCGGTGCGGCAGGTCGCGCGGCGGCTGCAGGTGTCGCCGACGACGGTGAGCGCCGCCTGGTCACTGCTCTCCCGGGCCGGCGCGATCCGCACCGACGGCCGCCGCGGCACCCGCGTCGCGGCGCTCGAGCATCCCGGTCCGGCCCGCTACCGGCGGGCGATCGAGACCCGGCCGGAGTTCGCACTCGACCTGGCGACCGGAGTGCCGGACCCGGCGCTGCTGCCCGACCTGCGTCCGGCGCTCCGCAGCGTGCAGACCGGTTCCGGCGCGAGCAGCTACCTCGAAGCGCCCGTCCTGCCGGAGCTGGAGGCCCAACTCCGGGCGACCTGGCCGGGCGATCCCGAGCGCATCACGGTGGTGGACGGCGCGATGGACGGGCTGGACCAGGTGATCGGGCAGTTCGTCCGGCCCGGTGACCGGGTGGTCGTCGAGGACCCGACCTTCCCGCAGATCCTCGACCGGCTGGACGCTGCCGGCGCCGTCGCCGTGCCCGTCGCGCTCGACCGGCACGGCATGCGCCCGGACGCTCTCGCCGACGCGCTGACCGGGCGGGTGCGGCTCGTCATTCTCCAGCCGCGCGGGCACAACCCGACCGGTGCCACGCTCACGCCGGCCCGGGTGCGCGAGCTCTGCCGCGCGCTCGCCGACCACGACTGCCTGGTGATCGAGGACGACTCGGCGGGCGACTTGTCGGACCGGCCGCCGATCAGCCTGGCCGAGCGGCTGCCCGACCGCACCGTGCACGTGCGCAGCTTCTCCAAGTCGCACGGTCCGGACCTGCGGCTGGCCGCGGTCGGCGGCCCGGCATCGCTGATCGACCCGATCGTCGAACGTCGGCTGCTGGGCCAGGGCTGGACCTCCCGGTTGTTGCAGCAGGTGCTGCTCGAGCTGCTCCGCGACCGCGACGCCGTGCAGGCTGTCTCCGACGCGCGCGCTGAATATGCTCGCCGCAGAAGGACTTTGGTCGATCGCCTGCGCACGGAAGGCATCGATCTGCCTGACGGCGAAGGCCTCAACCTCTGGCTGCCGGTCGCCGACGAGCCGGCGGCGCTGGTGCTGCTGGCGAGCCGGGGAATCGGCGCTGCCGCTGGCCGCCCGTTCAGCGCGACCGCTGATCCGCAGCCGCACCTGCGGGTGACCTGCGGCCTCGCCGCGACCGACCACGAGTCCCTGGCGGCCCACCTCGCGGCCGCCGCCCGCGCCCCCGGCTGGTCCGGCCCACGCTGA
- a CDS encoding GAF domain-containing protein — MTDYSAISAGTDLTRYAHELVRMHDALIGGSRPAMQPRPLVERSWQRVMQLGLVPDRPGARDPLPIEALERRRRESPLRLVIDDLERVVSSVADASHFLMVVTDGDGVILWRKGAPAVRRRADELGFCDGARWTEEAVGTNAIGTALAEASPVQLFSGEHFEQAQHPWYCTAFPIHDPRTGELLGIVDISGPALTLHPAIGALVETAVLLAESLLHRHHAASLERLRQAAEPVVAAAGGPALVVDDAGWVAHSLGVSTRDRIAVPSADRPLAVPGLGLCLPERLDHGWLVRPSGGDRGVEARLELGDSPVVEVRSEGEPWRIALSPRRAQILRELTRAGREGMTAQQLSVALFGDGEHTVAARAEVSRMRRSLGAIVAGSPYRIAEGVRLTVIEPHPAG; from the coding sequence GTGACCGACTACAGCGCCATCAGCGCCGGCACCGACCTGACGCGTTACGCGCACGAGCTGGTGCGGATGCACGATGCGCTGATCGGCGGCAGCCGGCCGGCGATGCAGCCGCGGCCGCTGGTCGAGCGGTCCTGGCAGCGCGTGATGCAGCTCGGCCTGGTGCCGGATCGGCCGGGTGCGCGTGACCCGCTGCCGATCGAGGCGCTCGAACGTCGCCGGCGGGAGTCGCCGCTGCGGCTGGTGATCGACGACCTGGAGAGAGTGGTCTCCTCGGTCGCCGACGCCTCGCACTTCCTGATGGTCGTGACCGACGGCGACGGCGTGATCCTCTGGCGCAAGGGTGCCCCTGCGGTGCGGCGGCGCGCGGACGAGCTGGGCTTCTGCGACGGTGCGCGCTGGACCGAGGAGGCGGTCGGCACCAACGCGATCGGCACCGCGCTCGCCGAGGCGTCGCCGGTGCAGCTCTTCTCCGGCGAACACTTCGAGCAGGCCCAACACCCCTGGTATTGCACGGCTTTCCCGATCCACGACCCACGCACCGGTGAGCTGCTCGGCATCGTGGACATCAGCGGACCGGCCCTCACGCTGCACCCCGCGATCGGCGCGCTGGTCGAGACCGCGGTGTTGCTGGCGGAGTCGTTGCTGCACCGGCACCATGCCGCGTCGCTGGAGCGCCTGCGCCAGGCGGCCGAGCCTGTCGTGGCCGCCGCCGGCGGCCCCGCGCTGGTGGTGGACGACGCCGGCTGGGTGGCGCACAGCCTCGGGGTGAGCACGCGGGACCGCATCGCGGTCCCCAGCGCCGACCGGCCACTCGCTGTCCCCGGACTCGGGCTGTGCCTGCCCGAACGCCTCGACCACGGGTGGCTGGTGCGGCCGTCGGGTGGCGACCGTGGCGTGGAGGCCCGACTCGAGCTCGGTGACTCACCGGTCGTCGAGGTGCGCTCGGAGGGCGAGCCGTGGCGGATTGCGTTGTCCCCGAGACGTGCCCAGATCCTGCGCGAGCTGACCCGCGCGGGCCGCGAGGGTATGACGGCGCAGCAGCTGTCGGTCGCACTCTTCGGCGACGGCGAGCACACTGTCGCCGCACGCGCCGAGGTGTCCCGCATGCGGCGGAGCCTCGGCGCGATCGTCGCGGGCAGCCCCTACCGGATCGCCGAGGGCGTGCGGCTGACGGTGATCGAGCCGCACCCGGCGGGCTAA
- a CDS encoding GAD-like domain-containing protein, whose amino-acid sequence MPDRIALQQFVDAFPPDAGTRVPTDPFLTYGEGHVPDALVELWRTHGLGWYGNQRIALVDPGEWMSTLQTWFGNEVGSFPIAVTSFGHVYHYDRPGGRDRIQCLDPHFQNNQVVSDDIVDFFNSHLTGNNSHPADLHALHNASRDAKGDLGENEIYYFDPMLAMGGQVRIENLQKGDGPRHLAEIHRAVGARAGA is encoded by the coding sequence ATGCCCGACAGGATCGCGCTGCAGCAGTTCGTCGACGCCTTCCCGCCCGATGCCGGCACCCGGGTGCCGACCGACCCCTTCCTCACGTATGGCGAGGGCCACGTCCCCGACGCGCTCGTCGAGTTGTGGCGCACCCACGGCCTCGGCTGGTACGGCAATCAGCGGATCGCGCTGGTCGACCCCGGCGAGTGGATGTCGACGTTGCAGACGTGGTTCGGCAACGAGGTGGGCAGCTTCCCCATCGCGGTGACGAGCTTCGGTCACGTCTACCACTACGACCGGCCGGGCGGCCGGGACCGCATCCAGTGCCTCGACCCGCACTTCCAGAACAACCAGGTGGTCTCCGACGACATCGTCGACTTCTTCAACTCACACCTGACCGGCAACAACTCCCACCCGGCCGACCTGCACGCGCTGCACAACGCGTCGCGCGACGCCAAGGGCGACCTCGGCGAGAACGAGATCTACTACTTCGACCCGATGCTCGCGATGGGCGGGCAGGTGCGCATCGAGAACCTGCAGAAGGGCGACGGCCCGCGCCATCTCGCCGAGATCCACCGGGCCGTCGGGGCGCGCGCCGGGGCGTGA